ACGGTGCAAGTGGCAAGAGTGGTACGCCATCCGGTCTATAACAAGATGGTCAGGACCGCTACTAAATTCAAGGCACATGACGAAAAGGATGAAGCGAAGATGGGCGATACGGTCAGGATAGAAGAGACCAGGCCCATGTCAAAAACGAAACGGTGGAGATTGGTGGAGATAATTAAGATTGCCAACCCCGTAGAAAAAGAACAGGTAACGACATGATCAGGATGAGAAGCATACTTGATGTAGCTGATAACACGGGCGCCAGGAAGGCGTCTATGATAGGTGTGATCGGCAGGGGGAACCGGAAATACGCCGACGTAGGTGATATTATTACATGCAACATTAAGGAGGCCTCACCCGACGCGATCGTCAAGGACCATGAGGTCGTTAAGGGCGTCATCGTAAGAAGCGCTTTTCCCATTACCAGGCCGGACGGAAGCCGTTTGAGGTTTGACCGGAATGCCGTTGTAATCATCGACCTTCAGATGAACCCGAGAGGGACGAGGATATTCGGCCCCGTGGCAAGAGAGCTGCGCGACAAGAACTTTATGAAGATAATCTCCCTGGCGCCGGAGGTACTGTGAATAAGATTAAAAAGAATGATATAGTTTTTGTGCTTTCCGGCAGGTCGCGCGGAAAGACGGGAAAGGTTTTCAGGATATTCCCGAAAAAGGAGCGCGCGCTCGTCGAAGGCGTCAATTACGTGAAGAAGCATGTGAGGAAGACGAAGAACGACCAGCAGGGCGGCGTAGCTCAAAAAGAGAGTCCTATACAGATATCGAATCTGGCGCTATTTTGTAAGACCTGCAATAAGTCCGCCCACGTCGGCGTCAGCGTGCTTGCCGACGGCACCAGAGCCAGGTTCTGCAAGCGCTGCAAAGAGGTAATATAATATATGATAACACCAAGACTTTTGGAAAGATTCAGAAAAGAGATTGCTTCGGAAATGACCAAGATCTTCGGCTATAAGAATTTGCTGGAGGTACCACGGTTGACAAAGATCGTCGTGAACATCGGCCTTGGCGAGGCGACTCAGGACATCAAATTACTTGAAAGCGCCCAGTCTGAAATAGCTATGATCACCGGGCAGAAACCTGTGGTGACCAAAGCCAAAAAGGCTATAGCCAATTTTAAGATACGTAAGGGTTCGCCGATAGGATGCAAGGTAACGCTCAGGCGCGCCAGGATGTATGAATTTCTCGACAGACTCATATCTGTTTCAATACCCCGGATCAGGGATTTCAGGGGGCTGTCTACCGAATCGTTTGATGAGGGCGGTAATTATTCGTTTGGATTGAATGAACAGCTGATATTTCCCGAGATCGACGCGGATAAGGTCATGAAAGCGCATGGCATGGATATAACTATATGTACTACCGCAAAGACAAAAAAAGAGGCGTTTGAACTTTTGAGGCTGGTCGGGATGCCGTTTATCCGTCCCATCGAAGGAAAAGCGCCTGCAGCAGAGCAGGCCCGCCTGCCCGGCAAAAACTAACTCAGGCGGGCAGGTTAAAAAATAGGAAGTGATGATATGGCAAAGACGTCGTTAATAGTCAAGTCGCAGAGGACACCCAAGTTCAAGGTCAGAAAGTATCATAGGTGCCTTATCTGTGGAAGGCCGCGCGGTTTCATAGGCAGGTTCCAGATCTGCAGGCTGTGTTTCAGGGAACTTGCTTCGCGAGGCGAAATACCCGGCGTTGTAAAAGCAAGCTGGTAATTGAGGTAAACAACTTTGTGTAATGTTATATGTGGAATGTGTAAAGTAGGTTTAATGGTTAATTGTGTAATGAAAGAGAATTTTCCATTACACATAGCTTCATTACACCGGCATTACACATTACACTTTGCACATTACGCAAACATTTAGGAAGCGAGCAGCAATATGTCAGTGACAGACCCGATATCAGATATGCTTACAATCATAAGGAACGGAAGTTCCTCCAAGAAAGAGGTCGTAGAGGTAAAGAACTCGATCTTTTCCGAAGAAATATTGAAGATACTGAAGAGAGAAGGATTTATAGCAAATTATAAGCTTATCAAGGACAATAAGCAGGGGCTGCTGAGGGTATATCTCAGGTACTCTAAAGACGGAGTACCGGCCTTGATGGGTATAAAGCGTATCTCTAAGCCCGGCCTAAGGATATATAAGAAGACCGACGCGCTACCTAAAGTATACAGCGGATTGGGCGTTGCGATAATTTCCACATCCAACGGGCTGATGACCGATACGGCTGCGCGTGAAAAGAAGGTGGGTGGAGAAGTAGTCTGCTACGCCTGGTAAGGACTGAATATGTCAAGAATCGGTAAAAAACCATTGAGTCTGCCTAGCGGCGTAAAAGCCTCGATCTCAGGCAGCGCCATTACAATCGAAGGGCCGAAAGGCAAACTGACCTATAAGGCAGATCCTCGTTTCAAGATCGAGATAAAGGAAAAGCTGGTCTCTGTCGCAAGGCCGTCGGACGAAAAGCAGGATAAGTCGACGCACGGCCTGATAAGGAGCCTTCTGAACAATATGATAATCGGCGTAACCGAAGGTTATAGGAAGGACCTGGAAATAACGGGCGTGGGTTTCAAAGCCGGCGTCCAGGGGAAGGTATTGAATATACAGCTCAGCTTTACGCATCCTATAAATTACAATATACCTGAAGGCATAACGATCGAGACGCCGAAGCCGAACCAGATCGTCATAAAAGGGATCGACAAAGCGAAGGTAGGGGAAGTCGCTGCCGAGATCAGGGATTATTACAGGCCGGAACCTTATAAAGGGAAAGGCATAAAATACGTCGGAGAACATGTCAGGCGCAAAGCCGGTAAGGCTGTCGCAGGCGCAGGCGCCGGCGGAGCGGGCGGATAACATATGAAGAGATGGATAAAGATCACAGGTTTGGAGAGAAGGCATAAGATAATCCGGAAGAAGATATCGGGAACGGCTCAAAAGCCGAGGCTGAGCGTCTACCGCAGTTTGAATAACCTCTACGCGCAGCTTGTCGATGATGTCACGGGGAAGACGCTGGTTTCTTTGTCGACCAACTCGCCGGATCTTAAAGACAAGGTAAAGAAGGACGCCGGGAATGTAAAAGGGGCAGGTATGTTAGGGGTAGCCCTGGCAGAGAAGTGCAAATCTAAAGGGATCACGGATATAGTGTTCGACAGGTCGGGATATCTTTATCACGGCCGCGTAAAAGCCCTGGCGGATGCCGCCAGAAAAGGCGGATTGAAATTCTAGAAAGGGATTTAAATTGGCAAAACCTGACAATAGCGAAAATAACGGGAAGACCGAAGTGAATGGACCTAAAGCCCAGCCTGCCGGAGTTGAAAAACCTGAACAGGCTCCCGATAAGGTTGTAGAGAAGAAAGAAGCCGCTGCGGCTCCTCAGCCGCCAGCCGCGAGACAGGATAGGTCAAGGAAGGGCGGCAGAGGCGGTTTTGGCGGAAAGCGCCAGTCGCGCGCCGCTTCGGAAGAAGGGCTTATCGAGAAAGTAGTTCTTATAAAGAGAGTCGCTAAGGTCGTCAAGGGCGGCCGAAGGTTCTCATTTAACGCGTTGGTGGTGGCTGGCGACGGTAAAGGCACTGTCGGGCTCGGTTTCGGCAAGGGCAACGAAGTCGCCGACGCTATACGAAAAGGCCTGACGGACGCTAAGAAAAATTTCTTTAAATTAACTCTCAGCGGAACGACAATACCTCATGAGGTAATAGGACATTATAAAGCGGCGCGTGTTTTACTGAAGCCTGCTGTCGAAGGAACGGGGGTTATTGCCGGCGGCGCCATACGGGCTATTTGCGAAGCAGGCGGCATAAAAGATATATTGACCAAAAGCCTCGGTTCCGATGCGGCACTGAATGTCTTAAAAGCAGGCATCGAGGGCTTAAAACAGCTTAGGCGGCAGAGAGAATTCGCTCCGCAAGGGGAAGTGAAAAGTGAAAATAACTGAGATCGGCGCGCCGTACGGCGCCAATAGGAAGACGAAGCGTCGCGGCAGGGGATCGGGTTCCGGTCATGGCAAGAACGCGTGCCGGGGCCGCAAAGGCGCATTGAAGAGATCAGGCAGGACTACGCGTCCGGGATTTGAAGGCGGACAGATGCCCCTTATCCGGCGCATACCCAAGAGAGGTTTTAATTCACTATTCAGAGATGCTTATCAGGTGGTCAATGTCGAGTCGCTTAACAGGTTCGAGAAGAATACGATTGTCGGGCCTGCCGAATTAAAAAAGGCCGGCCTTATAGGCAGCGAGAAGGATCGCATTAAGGTGCTGGGAAGCGGGAAATTGACCAAGGTTTTGACCATAAAGGCGCATAAGTTTTCTGAAAGCGCGAAGAAACAGTTAGAGGCGGCCGGAGCGAATGTCGAGTACCTGAAATAATACTTCGTTTAATATATTACTGGCGGACATATGCTAGAAGCGTTTGCAAATATCGTTAAGATCCCTGACCTGCGGAAGAAGATATTCTTCACGCTCGCAATGATCGCCATATACCGCGTAGGAACATACATACCGACGCCGGGCATCGACGGCACGGCTCTCGCTCAGTTTTTTGCTAACCTCGCGCAACAACAGGGCGGGGCGCTCTTTGGCATAATGAACATGTTTTCCGGAGGCGCCATATCGCGTTTGACGATATTTGCTCTCGGTATCATGCCTTATATATCATCGTCTATCATACTGCAGCTGTTGACGGCCGTAATACCGGCCCTGGAGAAATTGGCCAAGGAAGGCGAATCCGGGCACAAGAAGATAGTCCAATATACAAGATACGGTACGATTGCGCTGGCAGTGATACAGTCGTTCTTTATAGCCTTATGGCTTGAAAACCCGGCGAGATTCCAGGGACTGCAGATAGTCCAGTTCCCCGGATGGCCGTTCAGGATACTGACCGTTATTACGCTTACCAGCGGTACCGCGTTCATCATGTGGCTGGGCGAGCAGATACAGGAGAACGGTATCGGTAACGGGATGAGCCTCCTTATAACGGCGGGTATAGTGTCGAGGATACCAACTGCGTTGTATCAGTTATGGGCCCTGTTTTCTCCCTTTGCGCCGGAAAAAGCTCAGCTCGACCCGTTCACGCTCATACTCATGGTGGTGATGTTGGTATTCGTTGTGGTGGCCGTAATAGTTGTAACTCAAGGGCAGAGAAAGATCCCCGTGCAGTATGCTAAACGCGTCGTCGGCAGGAAGGTCTACGGCGGCCAGGCGACGTTCTTGCCTCTCAGAGTAAATCAGGCGGGAGTTATTCCTATTATATTCGCGCAAAGCATCATATTGTTCCCGGCTACGATTGCCGGCTTTATACCGAGCCGCGGCTTTCAGAAATTCGCGGAGGTACTGACTAGAGGTGAAATATTATATAATTCCATATACGCACTTTTGATAGTGTTTTTTGCATATTTTTATACCGCCATTACGTTCAATCCGATAGACATTTCGGACAACATGAAAAAATACGGCGGATTTGTTCCGGGGATAAGGCCCGGCAGGCAGACGGCAGAATACCTGGATTTTATAATGACGAGGATCACTTTTCCCGGCGCGATATTTCTGGCATTGATTGCTGTATTTCCGAGCATTATTTCCAGCTGGCTGAAGATACCGTATCTCGTAGCAAGTTTCTTCGGCGGCACGGGCTTGCTGATCATAGTCGGAGTCATGCTCGATACTATGAAGCAGATTGAGTCGCATCTCTTGATGCGGCATTACGAAGGTTTCATGAAACGCGGCAAATTAAAGGCCAGGATATCATCGTAGGGCCTATAGGGGAAGAAAAGTGAAATTGGTTTTGTTAGGGCCTCCGGGCGCCGGCAAGGGAACTCAAAGCGCTGTCCTTGCCAAAGAGTATAAGATACCGCATATCTCGACGGGCGATATCTTGAGAGCGGCGGTGAAGAGCGGCTCGCCCATGGGCATGAAGGCCAAGGCCTTCATGGATAAAGGCGAACTTGTCCCGGATGAGGTAGTGACCGGCATCGTTGTAGAGAGGCTGAAGCAGTCCGATACGAAAAAGGGCTATATACTCGACGGGTTCCCGAGGACGCTTAAGCAGGCTAATGATCTCGACGAAGCTTTAAAGTTGATGGGCGAAAGCCTCGACCTGGTGATATATTTTGATACGACGGCTAAGGTGGCAATCGAAAGGCTTTCCGGGAGGCGTGTTTGTAAAAAATGCGGTTTTAATTATCACGTGAAAAATATTCCGCCGAAGAAAGAAGGCGTCTGCGATAAATGCGGAGGCGAACTTTTTCAGCGTCCCGACGATAAAGAAGCTACGGTGCTGAACAGATTGAAGGTCTATGAGGAGCAGACGAAACCGCTCATTGATTATTACGCGAATAGAGGTAATTTGAAAAAGGTGTCGGGGGACCTCGGAGTGGATAAGCTGTTCAAGGTCCTTTCCGCGATGTTCCAGGACGCCGGAGTTGTATGATCGTCCTTAGAAGCGGCGACGAGATAGCGAAGATAAGGACAGCGGGGAAGATAATAGCGTCAACGTTTAAAAAGCTAAAAGGGTTCGTTAAGCCGGGTATTACGACGCAAGAGCTCGACGTTATAGCGCGGGAAGAAATACTTAGGCTGGACGGTTATCCGGCTTTTAAAGGTTATAAAGGATATCCCGGAAACATCTGCACCTCGATCAATGAAGCTGTGGTCCACGGGATACCGTCTAACAGGTCACTGAAAAGCGGCGATATAATCTCATTAGACGTTGGCGTCAAGTTTGGTGATTATTTTGCCGATGCCGCTATAACGGTCGGCGTAGGCAGGATCGATGATGCGGCAACCAGGCTCATCGAGGTGACGGAACGGGCTCTTTACAAAGGTATCGATAATGCGCTGGCGGGAAACAGGTTGTCTGGGGTATCCTGCGCCGTGCAGGAATTCGTCGAGTCGAACGGTTTTAGCGTAGTGAGGGCGTTTGTCGGGCACGGTATAGGAACGAAGATCCACGAAGAGCCTGAGATACCGAATTTCGGCAGGCGTGGAATAGGGCCCAAGCTCGAAACCGGAATGGTGCTGGCTATCGAACCTATGGTAAACACAGGGACGCACGAGGTCGAAATTCTTGAAGACGGATGGACGGCAGTTACAAAGGATCGAAAGCTGTCGGCTCATTTTGAACATACCATAGCTGTCACGGACGGTGAAGCGCAGATATTAACCAGATAGAGCAGTGAATATTTACTGGTACCAAAATATAGTCGAGACCGGAGTTTTATATGTGCCCGAAAGAAGAACCGATCACCGTAGAAGGAAAAATTCTGGAGACGTTGCCGAACGCCATGTTCAGGGTGGAGTTGGCAAACGGACACAGAGTGCTTGGGCACGTTTCAGGCAAGATGCGGATGAATTTTATAAGGATACTGCCGGGGGATACTGTTACGATCGAGTTGTCGCCGTATGACCTTACAAGAGGCAGGATAATCAGAAGGGAAAAATAGGGGCAAGCAATAATATGAAAGTACGTTCAAGTATAAAAAAAATATGCCCGAAATGTAAGGTCGTCCGCAGGAAAGGGACTCTTATGATAATCTGCGCGGAGCCTAAACACAAGCAGAGGCAAGGGTAAAGGGAGGTCCCTCGCGCCTTTAAGAAAGCGACAGGCGCTCGGGACAAATTGCTGGACGAAACTGAAGCAATCTGGAGGACAAAGTGCCGAGAATAGTTGGTGTTGACATTCCTAAGGAAAAAAGGGTCGAGATGGCATTAGGCTATATTTACGGTATAGGAAGAAGCCTCTCGAACAAGATCTTGAAGATCGCGAATATAAGCCCCGACAAGAGGGCCAAGGACCTGACCGAAGAAGAGATCGCGCGGCTATCGACCATAATTCAGAAGGACTATAAGGTCGAGGGCGACCTCAGGAGAGATATATCGGCCAACATAAAGAGACTTATAGATATAGGTACATACAGAGGGCTGAGGCACAGGAGAGGGTTGCCTGTCAGGGGACAGAGAACCAGGACTAACGCCAGGACGCGCAAAGGTCCAAGAAAGACCGTCGGCGTCACAAGGCAAAAAGCAGAAAGGGCGGTTACTAAAGACAGTGGAACAGAAAAAAAGTAAGCCAAAAAAAAGTAAAAAGATGGTGAAGGCTCCGTCCAGCGGCATAGCGCACATACTCGCTACTTTCAACAATACGATAGTGACTATCGCCGATAAGGAAGGAAATACCGTGGCCTGGGCGTCAACCGGGAGCGCGGGTTTCAAGGGATCAAAGAAATCGACGCCGTTTGCCGCGGGCATAGCCGCTGAAAGCGCGTCAAAGAAAGCGTTGGAGCGCGGCGTTAAAGAGGTCGAGGTGTACGTGAAAGGCCCGGGCGCCGGCAGGGAGTCGGCAATAAGGTCTGTCCAGGCGGCAGGTCTTACTATAAGAAGCATCAGAGACGTCACCCCTATACCGCATAACGGCTGCCGGCCTCAGAAACGAAGGAGAGTGTAATGGCAAGAAATACTGGTCCATCATGCAGGCTTTGCAGGAGAGAGGGTGTCAAGCTCTTTCTGAAGGGCTCGAGGTGTGTGAGCGACAAATGCGCCATAACGAGCAGGAACTCTGCCCCAGGCCAGCATGGTCAGATGCGCAAGAAGGAATCGAACTACGGCGTTCAGCTTAGAGAGAAACAAAAGGTCAAGCGGATATACGGGGTCCTGGAAAAACAATTCAGGCACTATTTCAGTATAGCTGAGCAGGCGAAAGGCGTAACAGGTATCACGCTATTGCAGCTTCTGGAACGGAGGCTCGATAATGTCATATTCAGGATGAATTTCGCAAGCTCAAGGTCGGCAGCCAGACAGATCGTACAGCACGGGCATGTTTATGTCAATAATAAAAGGGTCGATATCCCGGCTTTTACCGTAAGGTTAGGCCAGGAGGTCTCGATAAAGGTAAAGGAACCCGTGCAGAAGAGACTGGCTGAGACAGCGGAAGCTCTTAAGGACAGGGCGATCCCGAAATGGCTGGAGGTCGATACGAAGAATTTTAAATCTAAAGTAGTTGCCATACCTACAAAAGAAGACGTCGGTTTTCCAATACAGGAACAGCTGATAGTAGAATTGTATTCTAAATAAGGCTATACGCGGAGGAGAAATCACATGGGTATAAGTATGAAGAATTTCGAGATGCCGAAGAAGCTCGTACTCGATGATGCGAGCTATACCCCCACATACGGCAAGTTCATGGCGGAACCGTTTGAGAGGGGATACGGCGTTACTGTGGGAAATTCGCTGAGGCGCGTCCTTATCTCGTCGATAGAGGGGACGTCCGTCACGTCTATCAAGATAGCGGGTGTCCAGCATGAGTTCTCCGCGATACCGGGCGTGGTGGAGGATGTGCCGCAGATAATACTCAATATTAAGAAGCTCGTGCTGAAATCACATTTCAAGATCCCTAAGCCGATGTTCATAGAAGTAGATAAAAAGGGCGATGTGACCGCTAAAGACATACAGACCGACGAGACGGTGGAGATAGTTAATCCCGATCTGCATATAGCTACATTGACAAAAAACGTGAAGTTTCATGTCGAGATGAATGTCGCCCGCGGGAGAGGATATGTCCCGGCCGAGAGGAATAAGAAGGAAGACCAGCCCATAGGCGTCATTGCGATAGATTCTATATATACGCCTGTGAAGAAAGTTAATTTCTTTGTCGAAAATACGAGGGTCGGTCAGATAACGGATTATGATAAGCTGATACTTGAAATATGGACCAACGGGTCCATTGAGCCCAAAGACGCGCTTCTGTACGCGTCGAACATACTCCAAAGGCATCTTGATATATTTGTCGGATTTGGAAAACTTCCGGAAGAGGAGGAAGTGCCCGAAGAGACCGAAGAGAAGAAGATGATGAGGGAGAAGCTGAAGGTCCCTATCTCCGAGCTCGAATTGTCCGTGCGCAGTTCCAACTGTCTTAGAGAGGCCAGGATCAAGACAATCGGGGATCTTGTGAGGAGATCGGAACTCGAGATGCTTAAATACAGGAATTTCGGCAAGAAGTCGCTTGCCGAGATAAATAAGATATTGGGAGAGATGGGGCTGTCGCTGGGCATGAAGCTCGACGGAGAAAAGAAGAAGAAAGAAGAGTCCGAGTAATATGAGACACAGAAAAAAACATTCAAAGTTAAGCATGATGACGAGCCGCAGGACTATGACGATGCGGAATATGGTCAGGGGCCTGTTCAAGCATCAAAAGATAGTGACCATCCTCGCGCGCGCCAAGGAGGCCCGCAGGCTCGCCGAAAAGCTCATTACGATCGCTAAGAATGATACTGTAGTCGCCAGGCGAAGGGCCTATGCCGAACTCGGCGACAGGGACATGGTTGCGCGCCTGTTCAAGGAGATCGCGCCGCTTTTTAAGAACAGGCAGAGCGGCTATACCAGGATTATTCCTCTGGGGTTCAGGCGGGGTGACGGCGCTACTTTGGCTATCCTGGAATTGACCGAAAAGAAGATTGTGGAGAAGCTGCCAAAGAAGAAAACAGATAAGGCCAAGCTCCCCGACGAAAAAAGCGGCGCGCAATCCGTAAAGCCGGGTAAGCCGGAAGAGTCAAAGAAGCCGAAGGAAGAGCAGAAAAAAGAGGCGCACAAAGAAGAGCCGAAGATAAAGTCGGTGCCCAAGTCCAAGCCTAGCCTTGAAGAAGAGAAGAGGCATGAGAAGGCAAAGAGCGAAGATAGAAAGGCTGCCGGCCAGCGCGGTTTCATGAAGAATCTCCGCGGTTTATTCCGTAAGCGGGGAGACAGGTAGCGATACTGATAGATCATAGCCAGCCCCCTGATCTGGTTAAGCCAGACCAGGGGGCTTTTTATGCGTTTGCGGCTACAAGAGTTTACAAAATTTACGCTTGCGATTTGCTCTATTTATTATATAATATATAATATAATATTGCTAAATAGGAAGAATTATGAGGCTTGCCAAAAGAGTGTCGGATATCGCAGGATCGGTCACGCTTGAAATAGCCGCTAAGGCCAAAAAGATGGTTTTCGAGGGTGCCGATGTAGTAAGCTTGTCGGCGGGCGAACCGGATTTCGACACGCCTTTGCACATTAAAGAAGCGGCAAAGCAGGCTATCGATAAAGGTTTTACCAAATATACCCCATCAAGCGGTACGCTTGAGTTAAGGGAGGCCATATCGCGCAAGTTCAAAGCCGATAATTCGCTCGATTACAGTCCTTCGCAGATAGTCGTTTCGAACGGCGCGAAACATTCTCTCAATAACGTTATCCAGGTTTTATGCGAGGAAGGCGACGAAGTCATAATACCGTCGCCTTACTGGTTGAGTTATCCCCCGATGGTCAAGATGGCCGCAGCCCGTCCTGTATACTTAGAAACGGACAGGGCCGCCTGTTTTAAGGTGACCGAGAGGTCGCTTACGTCCAGGCTTACGAAGAATACCAGGTGCCTTATATTGAACAGCCCCTCCAATCCGACCGGCTCGGTTTACAACGCGGAAGAGCTGAAGATGATAGCCCGGCTTGCTGTCAAACACAATTTTTTTGTACTAAGCGACGAGATATACGAGAAACTTATCTACGATAATAAAAAATGCGTATCTATAGCGTCTTTGGATAAAGATATCTATGGACTCGCTATAACGGTTAACGGATTATCGAAGAGCTATTCCATGACAGGATGGCGGATAGGATATGCGGCAGGACCTTTAGATGTAATGAAGGCTGTGGCCAATCTCCAGAGCCACGCGGCTTCGAACCCTGTTTCCATAAGCCAGAAAGCGGCGCTTGAGGCATTGACCGGCAGCCAGGAATGCGTGGAAGAGATGAGGGTCGAATTTCAGAAGCGGCGCGATTATATGGTAGCCCGCATAAATAGCATGAAAGGGATATCCTGCGATAAACCTGAAGGCGCTTTCTATCTCTTTTGCGACATATCCAAGCTTAAGATAGGATCGATAGACGCTTCAAAACGTCTCCTTGACGAGGCTAAAGTAGCTGTGGTGCCGGGCGGACCGTTCGGGGCAGATCATTTCGTACGGTTAAGCTTCGCGACCGGCATGGAGAAGATAAAAAAAGGATTGGACAGGATAGAGGGATGGGTGGATAAAAATGGGTAAAACTATTGCGGAAAAGATATTATCTCATCACTCAGGCAAGGACCTGAAAGCCGGCGATATCGCGATATGCGACGTAGATTTCTGCTTCGGACAGGACGGCACAAGTTCCATAATAATCGACAGTTTTACAAGGCTGGGCGTGAAGAAGGTCTTCGATAAGGCAAAATTTTGCATTGTAATAGACCACAGCGCGCCGAGCCCTAACCTGGGAGTTTCGGAGATACACCGGAAGATCAGGAAATTCTCCAAGACATTTGACGTCGGCTTATACGATGTAGGGTGCGGCGTATGCCACCAGCTCGTTCCGCAAAAGGGCCATGTAACGTGCGGCGGCCTCGTCCTTGGCGCCGACTCGCATACATGCACATACGGCGCCATAAATGTATTTTCTACCGGTGTGGGATCTACCGACGTCGCGATAACGCTTGCAAGCGGGAAGAACTGGTTCAGGGTGCCGGAGACGATAAAGGTTATAGTCTCGGGGAAGCTGCCGAAAGGCGTCTATTCAAAAGATATAATACTGCATATAATAAAAGATATCGGCGCGAACGGCGCAACATATAAATCGGTGGAGTTCTCCGGCAGCGCCATATCGGACCTTAGCGTCGACGCCCGGTTCACCATATCGAACATGGCAGTGGAGATGGGCGCCAAGGCCGGATTGATGGAAGCCGACGAAAAGGTGCTGAAGTGGCTGTCGGAGCGCTCTGATAAGGAGCCTAAGCCTGTAAAACCGGA
The Candidatus Omnitrophota bacterium genome window above contains:
- the rpsM gene encoding 30S ribosomal protein S13, producing MPRIVGVDIPKEKRVEMALGYIYGIGRSLSNKILKIANISPDKRAKDLTEEEIARLSTIIQKDYKVEGDLRRDISANIKRLIDIGTYRGLRHRRGLPVRGQRTRTNARTRKGPRKTVGVTRQKAERAVTKDSGTEKK
- the rpsK gene encoding 30S ribosomal protein S11, yielding MVKAPSSGIAHILATFNNTIVTIADKEGNTVAWASTGSAGFKGSKKSTPFAAGIAAESASKKALERGVKEVEVYVKGPGAGRESAIRSVQAAGLTIRSIRDVTPIPHNGCRPQKRRRV
- the rpsD gene encoding 30S ribosomal protein S4 gives rise to the protein MARNTGPSCRLCRREGVKLFLKGSRCVSDKCAITSRNSAPGQHGQMRKKESNYGVQLREKQKVKRIYGVLEKQFRHYFSIAEQAKGVTGITLLQLLERRLDNVIFRMNFASSRSAARQIVQHGHVYVNNKRVDIPAFTVRLGQEVSIKVKEPVQKRLAETAEALKDRAIPKWLEVDTKNFKSKVVAIPTKEDVGFPIQEQLIVELYSK
- a CDS encoding DNA-directed RNA polymerase subunit alpha: MGISMKNFEMPKKLVLDDASYTPTYGKFMAEPFERGYGVTVGNSLRRVLISSIEGTSVTSIKIAGVQHEFSAIPGVVEDVPQIILNIKKLVLKSHFKIPKPMFIEVDKKGDVTAKDIQTDETVEIVNPDLHIATLTKNVKFHVEMNVARGRGYVPAERNKKEDQPIGVIAIDSIYTPVKKVNFFVENTRVGQITDYDKLILEIWTNGSIEPKDALLYASNILQRHLDIFVGFGKLPEEEEVPEETEEKKMMREKLKVPISELELSVRSSNCLREARIKTIGDLVRRSELEMLKYRNFGKKSLAEINKILGEMGLSLGMKLDGEKKKKEESE
- the rplQ gene encoding 50S ribosomal protein L17; this translates as MRHRKKHSKLSMMTSRRTMTMRNMVRGLFKHQKIVTILARAKEARRLAEKLITIAKNDTVVARRRAYAELGDRDMVARLFKEIAPLFKNRQSGYTRIIPLGFRRGDGATLAILELTEKKIVEKLPKKKTDKAKLPDEKSGAQSVKPGKPEESKKPKEEQKKEAHKEEPKIKSVPKSKPSLEEEKRHEKAKSEDRKAAGQRGFMKNLRGLFRKRGDR
- a CDS encoding pyridoxal phosphate-dependent aminotransferase; translated protein: MRLAKRVSDIAGSVTLEIAAKAKKMVFEGADVVSLSAGEPDFDTPLHIKEAAKQAIDKGFTKYTPSSGTLELREAISRKFKADNSLDYSPSQIVVSNGAKHSLNNVIQVLCEEGDEVIIPSPYWLSYPPMVKMAAARPVYLETDRAACFKVTERSLTSRLTKNTRCLILNSPSNPTGSVYNAEELKMIARLAVKHNFFVLSDEIYEKLIYDNKKCVSIASLDKDIYGLAITVNGLSKSYSMTGWRIGYAAGPLDVMKAVANLQSHAASNPVSISQKAALEALTGSQECVEEMRVEFQKRRDYMVARINSMKGISCDKPEGAFYLFCDISKLKIGSIDASKRLLDEAKVAVVPGGPFGADHFVRLSFATGMEKIKKGLDRIEGWVDKNG
- a CDS encoding 3-isopropylmalate dehydratase large subunit, with amino-acid sequence MGKTIAEKILSHHSGKDLKAGDIAICDVDFCFGQDGTSSIIIDSFTRLGVKKVFDKAKFCIVIDHSAPSPNLGVSEIHRKIRKFSKTFDVGLYDVGCGVCHQLVPQKGHVTCGGLVLGADSHTCTYGAINVFSTGVGSTDVAITLASGKNWFRVPETIKVIVSGKLPKGVYSKDIILHIIKDIGANGATYKSVEFSGSAISDLSVDARFTISNMAVEMGAKAGLMEADEKVLKWLSERSDKEPKPVKPDPDARYCAIKKYDVSKIAPKVAKPHAVDNVSDAAELAGVKIDQAYVGTCTNGRLEDLEIAAKILKGRSIHPDVKFIIAPASREIYLQAIKKGLVEIFVKSGCTVVGPGCGPCVGTHNGVLADGEVAISTANRNFKGRMGNPNSFIYLASPATVAASALTGTISDPREQKKRL